The Bacillus sp. V2I10 genome segment CGAAGTGCTACCCAACAGTATTGAAGGCTGTAAAAAACTTGCCCTGGAATAAGTAGGGTAGCAATCGTGCTGCTAAATCATCCTTTAGTGCGGTAGGCTTTTGAAAATTCAATGACAGGTAGTATTTTTTTAAAGGGCAAAAAAAATCTCCACCTTTACCATTGATTTTTCAAATTTCTCGCTTTTTGACTTCACTGACAAGCCGAGCAAACCCAAAAAGGAGGTGTTGATACTCGGCTTGTTCTGAAAAGTATAAAGCGAGAAACCGCCTGCTTACCGTTCACAATAAGTTTTTTTTCGTTATTTAGATACGCAAAGAGCGACAGCCTCACACCCCAAAAAGAAGGGGGAAAACAAAACCTCCTAACTACATATCCCAAAAATCATTCATTTTAGCGTTAGAATCTATTTTCCTTACAGCTGACAAGATTTTCTTCATAACACTTTGGCTTGGTATATAATCCTTTTCATTACAAGCCTTGGATATAGTCTTGTGACTTACTTTTGAGGCCTTTTCTAAATCCTTTTGTTCTAGCCCACGTTTATCAAGCCATTTACCCAATTTACTTCGAGTTTTTCCAATACCCCACACTTAAATTCACTCTCTTCCCTTTGATTTTTTATCAGTAATTTCCAGAAGCGAAAAAAATATACACACGAACTAAAAAAAATTACACATAGTGGACAACCAGTACCTAATAGCATGTATCAAGGACGTCAGGAAATGGCGTTACATAAGGAGGAATTTACATGTCAAAAGAATTGGCTATTTCACTGCTTGAAGGTAAGGACGTCTATCTCACAGAGGAAGGGAAAAAGCTTCTAGAAGAGATGATAAAGGAAACATCTAAATAATGGTGTATCGTCCGACAGTTCGTTATGCAGATGATTTTAAGGAATACGTGGATGATCTATTCCATGCAACTACATTAGATCGTAATCAAATCATGAGGGCAGCATTATTTTCAGCTGCCTTTTCTCCAAACTTTGAATTACTACTGAAACAATATAAAAAGGCAGACGTCTCTCTTCCTCCTCCTAAATGGAATGCTGACCAACATGGATTCTGGTTGGATAGGAACCCACCGAAACAAAAGGGAGGTAAGGACGTCAATGTTAACATTCGAACAACAAATGAAATTGAAAGAACTGCTAAATCAGTTACAGGACCATCCGAATGCCAAGAGCAAGGAAATAGATGTGAGCCACAGATTACGCGACGAGAAAGGCAGGTTTCTTCCGAACGAATCATCAGAAATAAAGGAGGAATTACCATCAAGATTGGATAGGCCAAGAAAAGTTATAAAAATTCAGGGTAGTTATAATTCTTATTTAATTAAAGATCAATGGTTTACTGATGGAGAGATCGATGCGCTTATCGTATTTGGTATTTTAGGAGTTTTGGCTATAATACTTTGATATACTCTTTCAACTATGAAGTACCCCTTGCATAAACACCCTCTTTTTTATGCAGCCAACCGGCTTCTTTCGGAGCTGAAAACGTTGATCTATCAACCTTGTATAAAAACGTGTATAAACCATAAATCCAGACAGCGAAAAACCCCTTATGTATCAAGGGGTTTTCTTTTTATTAACTTCCTATAGGTTGCTTTATGTTAACTAGATTTGTATAGAGTATTCATTTGATTTCTTTTTTAATTTATTTTCAGAAAATTAATACTTTAGTAGCTTTTTTGCTTAGTTGCTGTCTAAAAAATGGTCATTTTATATAAATGTAAATAGTTCCTTAGTTCATCGTAATACAAATTTCCACATGGTAAAGTTTAGAAAAAGGAGAGTTGTTATAATGAAAAAATTATTGAATATTGGGATGATAGTTACTCTTGTCGTTGGTCTGTTTTTTGCAATTACACCAACTACCTTAGCTGGAGGCTGGGATCATCAAGGGAGCGATGAATTTACCAACTCAAGTGAAATCTTTCTATCAGGTGGAGGCGATTTTAAAATTTGTCTCAGTTCTGATAGTCAATCAGGTCATTATCAGTTATTTGAAGAAGATCCGTATAATCCAGATGATGAAGTATATTCTAATGATGGTACTTTAGGTCTCACCTTTAACTATACAATACCAGGTGATCATGATTTTGATAAAAATGGTTGTTATGTCTTTAAAAATATCAGTGGATATGTCGATGGTGATCAAGCCGAATTTTATTTAGAAAAATACTCAGGTGGAAATTCATTTGTAACAGCCTGGGATTGATTTATACTAGTCAAAGAGGATTAGGATAATTGGCCATTAGAATGCTTCCTAGAACGGTTGTTATAGTAACAACAAAAAGGGTTGGGACCCTTTTGGATACCCAACCCTTTTTGTTGCCGATAATTGCGATTATGTAAACTAGATTTGTATAGGATATACAAAAAAGACACTGATGCGGATTCAGGGTCTTTTGAGTCAGAGGTCACTAAGATATGAATCTATAAGGGTACAGACAAAAAATCGGAAAAAATGTACGTTGTCCACTTATACATACAGTTTTGTGGAATGTCATATATCATATCTGTTCATATCCCTTTCTTTTACTTTTTCACATTCATTGCCCTTAACTTATACGAGTACCCTCCCAGGAATTGTTATATAAAGTTTGGCTTTTTGCTGCTTGATTACTTCAAGGGGATGCTATCCTTCATACAGGCAACAAATGGTTTAGACCTATGAAAACAAGAGAGCACATCAATTGGTGTGCTCTCTTGTTTTCATAGGTCCGAACTTCAACTTATCCGACTCGTTTACCATCCCATGTTATACTCGGTGTATCTTCCGCATAACCTAAAACCCCAGTCCAACCAGTCGTATAATCAGGGTTAAATTTAAATTGGATCTTTCCTCCCGCGTGGCCAGATGTAAACCATCTGCCTTCCAAAATCAATCGTCCCGCACTAGATGTAAGGGTACCTTTAATTGTACCTCCTGGTTGTGGGAATGTCCCAGTAATATCATTTCCAGTCTGTCTTAATGTCACTCTTCCGAAAGTTGTTTCATATTCCCCAGTAACATTCGGTACAGATGGTTGAGGTGCTGCCTCACACTGAAGATTCATATTATTTGTGATGTTGAGCCAACCTAATATCAATTTAGGATTATGAGCTTCAACCTTCGTCGGCCAAAACAAAAAATCTCCTCCACCAACTGGAAACATATAAACCCATTTATTCTGACATCCTATTATAAGTTGTTGCTGCTGTGTTATACATTCAGTAGGTTTATATTCAGCGGTGTAAATATATCCATATAAAAATCTATCCTTTAAATATCCAGCATTGACGGGAAGAAACGAAAAAGTTGAAGGCGGTTGATTTGCAAGATCCAACCTGATTGTTGTCCACTTATTCATACAGTTTTGTGGAATGTTATATATCATATCTGTTCATACTCCTTTCTTTTACTTTTTCACATTCATTCCCCTTAACTAATACGAGTACCACTCCAGAAATTAGTGTATACAGATTCTTCACCAGTACCATAATTCCCAGAGAATTTGTTAGGTGAAGCAAAATAAAACCCTATATTCTCCACATTTCCCGGGATTACACCATGTACCATCTAAAAACCACAGAGATCTGTTGAAGTCGAAATAAAGATACCCGTCTAAATTTATATTTCCATCTGGGGATCCTCCATCTACAAAATAACCAAATCGTCTGAATTTGATTTTTCCACGTGTAGTATCCCAATTTCCAGCTACATTTGGTACTGGTCCCTAACAGGTAATAGGTTCATAAGGGTATAATCCGGTGTCCATAGCCATTAGATCACTTTTATCAAAGTACCAATAACCAGTGGGGGTATGCTTCCAAAGTCTTCCCGGTCGTTGTGAGGTTTGCTCAACCCATTCTTCCTGACTATAACCATATTCAGTTTCCAGGTTATTCAGTTCTCTAACTCCTTTACATTCGTTTCTTTATAGGTTATGAGTCTAATTGTTAAATGTTCAGTAGTTGAAAAGGAAAGAACAGACTTTTCAGATAAGCGTTAATCACATTAATCAAGGTCAAGGAAGGCAAAACGCAAAAAATCCGCGACATGTATATCGCGAATTGCTTTCAGGAGGTCTATGAGTACGCCAAAAACGTCCAGAGTCCCTATTTATTCTCGTCCAGGAAGGGAGAACACCCCATAACCCCTACCCAGGCCTACCGGCAATTAAATAAGGCTGCAGACTTCGCTGGCGTGGAACATGTCGGCAACCATACTTTAAGAAAAACGTTTGGCTACTGGTTTTACAAAGCGACCAAGGATATTGCGATGCTGCAACGGATTCTGCATCATTCTCATCCATCCGTTACCCTGCGTTATATCGGCATTACGGAAGAAGAAACGAACAACGTATTGAAACATTTTAGCGTTTTTCACTAATTCAACGTCTTTATTTTCTTCAAGTAATTTTGGCGTTTCAGCGCCCATTTCATATCTTCTAACTACTGCTAATCACGGATCGGCTGCACATCTTTTGGTTGCGTCATTTTCATCGACCTTTCTTTCTTCAAACCCTTATGTACCAACGATTTGAATGTACGATTTTTCCTCTTTTGTCAGTATAAAGAGAAAAAACGTGAAAAGTCAATGAAATCAAGGATTTGAATGTAAGATAATTTCAATTATCATACATTCAAATTAGAGAAAAAATACCCTTCTTCAACTAAACTGCCCAGTTTGTTGAAGAAGGAGCACTAAAAAACAATAGCATTGTTGCTACCGTTCGTAAAAGTAGACTTTCTCGAACGGTGGAGTTTCTTCTCAAAACAGCCGTTATTAGCGTTCGTTAAAGCGTGAAAACACTTTGCGAACGCCCTCGAACTTCCATAGACTTTTACGAACGTCCTGAACGAAATTCCTATAGATTGTGACAACAGAGCTGAATAATTCCGTGACATATAAGATGAACCATGTACCAAAGTTACTGACTCTTTTGACACAAAACTCCTAACAATAATGCCGAGCGACATAAATATATATACAAAAAGCTATGAAGGCTATTTACTTATCTCGTTTCATTGTTTGGAGCAATATAGATGTAGAACAGACTGGAACGAGTGTTGTGGATCGTTCCACATATGAAACAGTATGTCTTCTCTCTGGTCCATGAGTTCCTTAACAAAGTAGACACACACGAAAAACACCACTTTTTCTAACAGACGGTGTCCCCTCATATGTACCATTCTATACATTTATGCCAAAAAATTGTATCTTCCCCAAACCGCCATTTTCCCTCCATTCTACGTATGCTCTCCCACTCGCGGTACCTCTATACCAAGTAGTGTCTAAATTCCAAGATCCAGAACTCCAAAACCCAGACTCGAACACAACTGGTCCTTCAAACCGTCCCCCCCCAGTGATGGTACCAGTTATATTTAAACCATTTTGAGTCAATGTTACTCTGTCACCGGTAGATAATGTAGTAGTCCAACCAGGTTCAAAACCTAATTTCGGTAAATTTACAGTACACTCAACACCTGCCATATTAACATTAGCTGAGGCAAAGACCCAACCTGTTATCAATTTGGGATTATCACGACCAATCTCAGTGGGCCAAAACCAAAAATCGCCTCCTCCTTTTGGAAACATTTGAACCCATTTATTCAAACATCCTGATAGAAATTGTTGCTGCTGTGTTATACATTCAGAAGGTTTATAATCATCAGTAAAAATAGTACCTGCTAACAAGCGATTCCTGAACTGATCATAGCTAGTTATATGAAACCAAAAATTCGTATTTAGATCAGCTCCAGCGAAAAATTTTTTCCATTGGTTCATACAGTTACGTCGAATGCCATATATCATACTTTTTCTCCTTTTTTAAAAAATAATTAATAATAAAATTCTATTCAGCATTAGGCTACGCTATCACTATTCGCTCGGAGGACCATCATGTGTAATAACAATAAAGTCATTAGAAAATTTGTTATTCAAGTCTTATGTGAGTAACGGTCTCTCTTCTCATCACAAAGTTGTTTAACTTTTACGTTGTCACCAAGACTTTTGACGCTTATTTAAGAAAACAAGAGGATGACTCAAAAGGGTAAAAAAGCATCCTTTTTGAGTTATCCTTATGAAAGGCCCCGTTATGAAAATCCAGTAAAATCAAAGGATTTCGTAACGGGGCCTTTCATTAAACATCATTTTTACGATCTATTTCGAGACTTATGGGACAACCTCTTGTGCTGGTAAATATAAATTTCAACCTATCCGACCCGTTTACCATCCCATGTTATGCTCGGTGTAGCTTACCCATAACCTAAAGCGCCATTCCAGCCAGTCAAATCAGGGTTAAACTTAAATTCGACCCTTCCTCCCGCGTGACCAGTTGTAAACCATCTACCTTCCAAAATCCATCGTCCCTCTCTAGATGTAAGGGTGCCTTCAATTGTACCTCCTGGTTGTGGGAATGTCCCAGTAATAACAGTTCCAGTCTGTTTTAATGTCACTCTTCCGAAAGTTGTATCATATTCTCCGGCAACATTTGGCAGAGGGCTGAGGTTGAGCTTGGCAAACTCCCTTAACAACTGGAGTCTGACAAAAGAAAACGTCTGCTGAATAAACAACCACACGTGTAATATATGGAATAATTTGTTCGTTTGATCCTCCAATGCCGAGTACCCTCAAGGATATTTAATACTAAGGTAGGCCATTAATTCTTCTAATTGTTAAATGTTAAGTAGTTATTATCCATAAAGGTGTAGGTGTACTACCGATAATACTCATTATGTTGCTTTCGTCTCTTGCTGTACTAATGCCACCATAGTTGAACAAGAGCCTTTTATAGCTACTAAACGTTCTCCACAATCAAAAGTGAGGTTTGTTCAATTGATTCAAGATAATTGGAATTATGCTTTGGAAACTGGTTTTTTCACTGATGAAGAAATGTTATTTTTATTACGTATTCAACGCTTTTTGCAGTTTAAAAGTAATTGCATTGTTGATGATATACATTCGCGAAGTGCCGTTCCTATGACACAAAAAGCAATAGCTGAAAGGCTAAGAACTAGCTCTCCAAAGATTAGTAGAATTGTAAATGATCTTGTTGAAAAAGGTGTTATTGTTAAAGCACAAGGTCAAAAAATAGAAGGAAATAACGCTCGTACATACGCTTTATTTATTAATCCTAATATTATTTATAGTGGTGAACGTGATAACGTAGAAACCTTATTTAAATGTAGGCAAATGTCTAGTCCCTAGGACATTCGTGGAACATAGTATAAGACTGAATGAATGTAATTACTAACAAGAAAGGGGGCGGGGGGAAATGAATCATTTATATCCTTACCACATGTCTTATTATCAACCGCAACATGTCAGCCAGTTTCCGCAATACCCACAGTCTGAGATATGGGCCAGAAACTGTAGAGAACGCCTCGCCAGATGCAGAGCGGAATTAGAAAGATGTAACAGAGCGTTGGATCAATTGGCGGGATTTTTGCGAGAAGGTTTTGAGCTGCTTCAGGCATATCGAGCTGCGTTAGTAATTATAAAAGAAAGACGTCCGGAGGCTGCCGAAGATGTACAAGGTGATATTCATGCCATCGATGCCTTGTTAAGTAAACCGTTTCAGGCAATGCACATCCAGC includes the following:
- a CDS encoding helix-turn-helix transcriptional regulator; the protein is MWGIGKTRSKLGKWLDKRGLEQKDLEKASKVSHKTISKACNEKDYIPSQSVMKKILSAVRKIDSNAKMNDFWDM
- a CDS encoding helix-turn-helix domain-containing protein: MIQDNWNYALETGFFTDEEMLFLLRIQRFLQFKSNCIVDDIHSRSAVPMTQKAIAERLRTSSPKISRIVNDLVEKGVIVKAQGQKIEGNNARTYALFINPNIIYSGERDNVETLFKCRQMSSP